Proteins from one Muntiacus reevesi chromosome X, mMunRee1.1, whole genome shotgun sequence genomic window:
- the TFE3 gene encoding transcription factor E3 isoform X2, which produces MSHAAEPARDGVEASAEGPRAVFLLLEERRPADSAQLLSLNSLLPESGIVADIELENVLDPDSFYELKSQPLSLRSSLPISLQATPATPATLSASSSAGGSRTPAMSSSSSSRVLLRQQLMRAQAQEQERRERREQAAASSFPSPAPASPAISVVGVSAGGHTLGRPPPAQVPREVLKVQTHLENPTRYHLQQARRQQVKQYLSTTLGPKLASQALTPPPGGASAQPLPTPEAAHAPGPTSSAPNSPMALLTIGSSSEKEIDDVIDEIISLESSYNDEMLSYLPGGNTGLQLPSTLPVSGNLLDVYSNQGVATPAITVSNSCPAELPNIKREISETEAKALLKERQKKDNHNLIERRRRFNINDRIKELGTLIPKSSDPEMRWNKGTILKASVDYIRKLQKEQQRSKDLESRQRSLEQANRSLQLRIQELELQAQIHGLPVPPTPGLLSLAATSASDSLKPEQLDVEEEGRPGTAIFHAAGGLAQNAPHQQPPPPPSDALLDLHFPSDHLGDLGDPFHLGLEDILMEEEEGVVGGLSGGTLSPLRAASDPLLSSVSPAVSKASSRRSSFSMEEES; this is translated from the exons ATGTCTCATGCGGCCGAGCCAGCTCGGGACGGCGTAGAGGCCAGCGCGGAGGGCCCTCGAGCCGTGTTCCTGTTGTTGGAGGAGCGCAGGCCGGCCGACTCAGCCCAGCTGCTCAG CCTGAACTCTTTGCTTCCGGAGTCCGGGATTGTTGCAGACATCGAGTTAGAAAACGTCCTTGATCCTGACAGCTTCTACGAGCTCAAAAGCCAACCCCTATCGCTACGCTCAAG CCTCCCAATATCACTGCAGGCCACACCAGCCACCCCAGCTACACTCTCTGCATCATCTTCTGCAGGGGGCTCCAGGACCCCTGCCATGTCGTCGTCTTCTTCATCGCGGGTCTTGCTGCGGCAGCAGCTAATGCGGGCCCAGGCCCAGGAACAGGAGAGGCGTGAGCGTCGGGAACAGGCCGCAGCCTCTTCCTTCCCTAGTCCTGCACCTGCCTCTCCCGCCATCTCTGTGGTTGGCGTCTCTGCTGGGGGCCACACGCTGGGTCGTCCTCCCCCAGCTCAGGTGCCCAGGGAGGTGCTCAAG GTGCAGACCCATCTGGAGAACCCAACACGCTATCACCTACAGCAGGCGCGCCGACAGCAGGTGAAACAGTACCTCTCCACCACACTTGGGCCCAAGCTGGCTTCCCAGGCCCTCACCCCACCACCAGGGGGTGCTAGTGCCCAGCCGCTCCCCACCCCCGAGGCTGCCCACGCTCCTGGTCCCACCAGCAGTGCTCCCAACAGCCCCATGGCGCTGCTCACCATCGGGTCTAGCTCAGAGAAGGAG ATCGACGATGTCATCGATGAGATCATTAGCCTGGAGTCCAGTTACAACGATGAGATGCTCAGCTATCTGCCTGGAGGCAACACAGGGCTGCAGCTCCCCAGCACG CTGCCTGTGTCCGGGAATCTGCTTGATGTGTACAGTAATCAGGGCGTGGCCACGCCAGCCATCACTGTCAGTAACTCCTGTCCAGCTGAGCTGCCCAATATCAAACGGGAGATCTCTG AGACGGAGGCCAAGGCCCTTTTGAAGGAACGGCAGAAGAAAGACAATCACAACCTGA TTGAACGTCGCAGGCGATTCAACATTAACGACAGGATCAAGGAGTTGGGCACCCTCATCCCCAAGTCCAGTGACCC GGAGATGCGCTGGAACAAGGGCACCATCCTAAAAGCCTCCGTGGATTACATCCGCAAGTTGCAGAAGGAGCAACAGCGCTCCAAAGACCTGGAGAGCCGGCAGCGATCCCTGGAGCAAGCCAACCGCAGTCTGCAGCTCCGAATCCAG gagctggagctgcagGCCCAGATCCATGGCCTGCCGGTgcctcccaccccagggctgCTCTCGCTGGCTGCAACTTCAGCCTCTGACAGTCTCAAGCCAGAGCAGCTGGATGTTGAAGAGGAGGGCAGGCCAGGCACAGCGATTTTTCATGCAGCGGGGGGCCTTGCCCAAAATGCTCCCCATCAgcagcccccaccaccaccctcggATGCACTTCTGGACCTGCACTTTCCCAGCGACCACCTGGGGGATCTGGGGGACCCCTTCCACCTGGGGCTGGAGGACATtctgatggaggaggaggagggggtggtggggggactgTCAGGGGGCACCCTGTCCCCACTCCGGGCTGCCTCTGATCCCCTGCTTTCTTCAGTATCCCCTGCAGTCTCCAAGGCCAGCAGTCGCCGCAGCAGCTTCAGCATGGAAGAGGAGTCCTGA
- the TFE3 gene encoding transcription factor E3 isoform X3 translates to MSHAAEPARDGVEASAEGPRAVFLLLEERRPADSAQLLSLNSLLPESGIVADIELENVLDPDSFYELKSQPLSLRSSLPISLQATPATPATLSASSSAGGSRTPAMSSSSSSRVLLRQQLMRAQAQEQERRERREQAAASSFPSPAPASPAISVVGVSAGGHTLGRPPPAQVPREVLKVQTHLENPTRYHLQQARRQQIDDVIDEIISLESSYNDEMLSYLPGGNTGLQLPSTLPVSGNLLDVYSNQGVATPAITVSNSCPAELPNIKREISETEAKALLKERQKKDNHNLIERRRRFNINDRIKELGTLIPKSSDPEMRWNKGTILKASVDYIRKLQKEQQRSKDLESRQRSLEQANRSLQLRIQELELQAQIHGLPVPPTPGLLSLAATSASDSLKPEQLDVEEEGRPGTAIFHAAGGLAQNAPHQQPPPPPSDALLDLHFPSDHLGDLGDPFHLGLEDILMEEEEGVVGGLSGGTLSPLRAASDPLLSSVSPAVSKASSRRSSFSMEEES, encoded by the exons ATGTCTCATGCGGCCGAGCCAGCTCGGGACGGCGTAGAGGCCAGCGCGGAGGGCCCTCGAGCCGTGTTCCTGTTGTTGGAGGAGCGCAGGCCGGCCGACTCAGCCCAGCTGCTCAG CCTGAACTCTTTGCTTCCGGAGTCCGGGATTGTTGCAGACATCGAGTTAGAAAACGTCCTTGATCCTGACAGCTTCTACGAGCTCAAAAGCCAACCCCTATCGCTACGCTCAAG CCTCCCAATATCACTGCAGGCCACACCAGCCACCCCAGCTACACTCTCTGCATCATCTTCTGCAGGGGGCTCCAGGACCCCTGCCATGTCGTCGTCTTCTTCATCGCGGGTCTTGCTGCGGCAGCAGCTAATGCGGGCCCAGGCCCAGGAACAGGAGAGGCGTGAGCGTCGGGAACAGGCCGCAGCCTCTTCCTTCCCTAGTCCTGCACCTGCCTCTCCCGCCATCTCTGTGGTTGGCGTCTCTGCTGGGGGCCACACGCTGGGTCGTCCTCCCCCAGCTCAGGTGCCCAGGGAGGTGCTCAAG GTGCAGACCCATCTGGAGAACCCAACACGCTATCACCTACAGCAGGCGCGCCGACAGCAG ATCGACGATGTCATCGATGAGATCATTAGCCTGGAGTCCAGTTACAACGATGAGATGCTCAGCTATCTGCCTGGAGGCAACACAGGGCTGCAGCTCCCCAGCACG CTGCCTGTGTCCGGGAATCTGCTTGATGTGTACAGTAATCAGGGCGTGGCCACGCCAGCCATCACTGTCAGTAACTCCTGTCCAGCTGAGCTGCCCAATATCAAACGGGAGATCTCTG AGACGGAGGCCAAGGCCCTTTTGAAGGAACGGCAGAAGAAAGACAATCACAACCTGA TTGAACGTCGCAGGCGATTCAACATTAACGACAGGATCAAGGAGTTGGGCACCCTCATCCCCAAGTCCAGTGACCC GGAGATGCGCTGGAACAAGGGCACCATCCTAAAAGCCTCCGTGGATTACATCCGCAAGTTGCAGAAGGAGCAACAGCGCTCCAAAGACCTGGAGAGCCGGCAGCGATCCCTGGAGCAAGCCAACCGCAGTCTGCAGCTCCGAATCCAG gagctggagctgcagGCCCAGATCCATGGCCTGCCGGTgcctcccaccccagggctgCTCTCGCTGGCTGCAACTTCAGCCTCTGACAGTCTCAAGCCAGAGCAGCTGGATGTTGAAGAGGAGGGCAGGCCAGGCACAGCGATTTTTCATGCAGCGGGGGGCCTTGCCCAAAATGCTCCCCATCAgcagcccccaccaccaccctcggATGCACTTCTGGACCTGCACTTTCCCAGCGACCACCTGGGGGATCTGGGGGACCCCTTCCACCTGGGGCTGGAGGACATtctgatggaggaggaggagggggtggtggggggactgTCAGGGGGCACCCTGTCCCCACTCCGGGCTGCCTCTGATCCCCTGCTTTCTTCAGTATCCCCTGCAGTCTCCAAGGCCAGCAGTCGCCGCAGCAGCTTCAGCATGGAAGAGGAGTCCTGA
- the TFE3 gene encoding transcription factor E3 isoform X5, giving the protein MSSSSSSRVLLRQQLMRAQAQEQERRERREQAAASSFPSPAPASPAISVVGVSAGGHTLGRPPPAQVPREVLKVQTHLENPTRYHLQQARRQQVKQYLSTTLGPKLASQALTPPPGGASAQPLPTPEAAHAPGPTSSAPNSPMALLTIGSSSEKEVSGCRRPSQAPPTPASSNALPYFFSQIDDVIDEIISLESSYNDEMLSYLPGGNTGLQLPSTLPVSGNLLDVYSNQGVATPAITVSNSCPAELPNIKREISETEAKALLKERQKKDNHNLIERRRRFNINDRIKELGTLIPKSSDPEMRWNKGTILKASVDYIRKLQKEQQRSKDLESRQRSLEQANRSLQLRIQELELQAQIHGLPVPPTPGLLSLAATSASDSLKPEQLDVEEEGRPGTAIFHAAGGLAQNAPHQQPPPPPSDALLDLHFPSDHLGDLGDPFHLGLEDILMEEEEGVVGGLSGGTLSPLRAASDPLLSSVSPAVSKASSRRSSFSMEEES; this is encoded by the exons ATGTCGTCGTCTTCTTCATCGCGGGTCTTGCTGCGGCAGCAGCTAATGCGGGCCCAGGCCCAGGAACAGGAGAGGCGTGAGCGTCGGGAACAGGCCGCAGCCTCTTCCTTCCCTAGTCCTGCACCTGCCTCTCCCGCCATCTCTGTGGTTGGCGTCTCTGCTGGGGGCCACACGCTGGGTCGTCCTCCCCCAGCTCAGGTGCCCAGGGAGGTGCTCAAG GTGCAGACCCATCTGGAGAACCCAACACGCTATCACCTACAGCAGGCGCGCCGACAGCAGGTGAAACAGTACCTCTCCACCACACTTGGGCCCAAGCTGGCTTCCCAGGCCCTCACCCCACCACCAGGGGGTGCTAGTGCCCAGCCGCTCCCCACCCCCGAGGCTGCCCACGCTCCTGGTCCCACCAGCAGTGCTCCCAACAGCCCCATGGCGCTGCTCACCATCGGGTCTAGCTCAGAGAAGGAGGTGAGTGGCTGCAGACGACCCTCacaggctccccccaccccagcttcttCTAATGCTCTTCCGTATTTCTTCTCCCAGATCGACGATGTCATCGATGAGATCATTAGCCTGGAGTCCAGTTACAACGATGAGATGCTCAGCTATCTGCCTGGAGGCAACACAGGGCTGCAGCTCCCCAGCACG CTGCCTGTGTCCGGGAATCTGCTTGATGTGTACAGTAATCAGGGCGTGGCCACGCCAGCCATCACTGTCAGTAACTCCTGTCCAGCTGAGCTGCCCAATATCAAACGGGAGATCTCTG AGACGGAGGCCAAGGCCCTTTTGAAGGAACGGCAGAAGAAAGACAATCACAACCTGA TTGAACGTCGCAGGCGATTCAACATTAACGACAGGATCAAGGAGTTGGGCACCCTCATCCCCAAGTCCAGTGACCC GGAGATGCGCTGGAACAAGGGCACCATCCTAAAAGCCTCCGTGGATTACATCCGCAAGTTGCAGAAGGAGCAACAGCGCTCCAAAGACCTGGAGAGCCGGCAGCGATCCCTGGAGCAAGCCAACCGCAGTCTGCAGCTCCGAATCCAG gagctggagctgcagGCCCAGATCCATGGCCTGCCGGTgcctcccaccccagggctgCTCTCGCTGGCTGCAACTTCAGCCTCTGACAGTCTCAAGCCAGAGCAGCTGGATGTTGAAGAGGAGGGCAGGCCAGGCACAGCGATTTTTCATGCAGCGGGGGGCCTTGCCCAAAATGCTCCCCATCAgcagcccccaccaccaccctcggATGCACTTCTGGACCTGCACTTTCCCAGCGACCACCTGGGGGATCTGGGGGACCCCTTCCACCTGGGGCTGGAGGACATtctgatggaggaggaggagggggtggtggggggactgTCAGGGGGCACCCTGTCCCCACTCCGGGCTGCCTCTGATCCCCTGCTTTCTTCAGTATCCCCTGCAGTCTCCAAGGCCAGCAGTCGCCGCAGCAGCTTCAGCATGGAAGAGGAGTCCTGA
- the TFE3 gene encoding transcription factor E3 isoform X1, with protein MSHAAEPARDGVEASAEGPRAVFLLLEERRPADSAQLLSLNSLLPESGIVADIELENVLDPDSFYELKSQPLSLRSSLPISLQATPATPATLSASSSAGGSRTPAMSSSSSSRVLLRQQLMRAQAQEQERRERREQAAASSFPSPAPASPAISVVGVSAGGHTLGRPPPAQVPREVLKVQTHLENPTRYHLQQARRQQVKQYLSTTLGPKLASQALTPPPGGASAQPLPTPEAAHAPGPTSSAPNSPMALLTIGSSSEKEVSGCRRPSQAPPTPASSNALPYFFSQIDDVIDEIISLESSYNDEMLSYLPGGNTGLQLPSTLPVSGNLLDVYSNQGVATPAITVSNSCPAELPNIKREISETEAKALLKERQKKDNHNLIERRRRFNINDRIKELGTLIPKSSDPEMRWNKGTILKASVDYIRKLQKEQQRSKDLESRQRSLEQANRSLQLRIQELELQAQIHGLPVPPTPGLLSLAATSASDSLKPEQLDVEEEGRPGTAIFHAAGGLAQNAPHQQPPPPPSDALLDLHFPSDHLGDLGDPFHLGLEDILMEEEEGVVGGLSGGTLSPLRAASDPLLSSVSPAVSKASSRRSSFSMEEES; from the exons ATGTCTCATGCGGCCGAGCCAGCTCGGGACGGCGTAGAGGCCAGCGCGGAGGGCCCTCGAGCCGTGTTCCTGTTGTTGGAGGAGCGCAGGCCGGCCGACTCAGCCCAGCTGCTCAG CCTGAACTCTTTGCTTCCGGAGTCCGGGATTGTTGCAGACATCGAGTTAGAAAACGTCCTTGATCCTGACAGCTTCTACGAGCTCAAAAGCCAACCCCTATCGCTACGCTCAAG CCTCCCAATATCACTGCAGGCCACACCAGCCACCCCAGCTACACTCTCTGCATCATCTTCTGCAGGGGGCTCCAGGACCCCTGCCATGTCGTCGTCTTCTTCATCGCGGGTCTTGCTGCGGCAGCAGCTAATGCGGGCCCAGGCCCAGGAACAGGAGAGGCGTGAGCGTCGGGAACAGGCCGCAGCCTCTTCCTTCCCTAGTCCTGCACCTGCCTCTCCCGCCATCTCTGTGGTTGGCGTCTCTGCTGGGGGCCACACGCTGGGTCGTCCTCCCCCAGCTCAGGTGCCCAGGGAGGTGCTCAAG GTGCAGACCCATCTGGAGAACCCAACACGCTATCACCTACAGCAGGCGCGCCGACAGCAGGTGAAACAGTACCTCTCCACCACACTTGGGCCCAAGCTGGCTTCCCAGGCCCTCACCCCACCACCAGGGGGTGCTAGTGCCCAGCCGCTCCCCACCCCCGAGGCTGCCCACGCTCCTGGTCCCACCAGCAGTGCTCCCAACAGCCCCATGGCGCTGCTCACCATCGGGTCTAGCTCAGAGAAGGAGGTGAGTGGCTGCAGACGACCCTCacaggctccccccaccccagcttcttCTAATGCTCTTCCGTATTTCTTCTCCCAGATCGACGATGTCATCGATGAGATCATTAGCCTGGAGTCCAGTTACAACGATGAGATGCTCAGCTATCTGCCTGGAGGCAACACAGGGCTGCAGCTCCCCAGCACG CTGCCTGTGTCCGGGAATCTGCTTGATGTGTACAGTAATCAGGGCGTGGCCACGCCAGCCATCACTGTCAGTAACTCCTGTCCAGCTGAGCTGCCCAATATCAAACGGGAGATCTCTG AGACGGAGGCCAAGGCCCTTTTGAAGGAACGGCAGAAGAAAGACAATCACAACCTGA TTGAACGTCGCAGGCGATTCAACATTAACGACAGGATCAAGGAGTTGGGCACCCTCATCCCCAAGTCCAGTGACCC GGAGATGCGCTGGAACAAGGGCACCATCCTAAAAGCCTCCGTGGATTACATCCGCAAGTTGCAGAAGGAGCAACAGCGCTCCAAAGACCTGGAGAGCCGGCAGCGATCCCTGGAGCAAGCCAACCGCAGTCTGCAGCTCCGAATCCAG gagctggagctgcagGCCCAGATCCATGGCCTGCCGGTgcctcccaccccagggctgCTCTCGCTGGCTGCAACTTCAGCCTCTGACAGTCTCAAGCCAGAGCAGCTGGATGTTGAAGAGGAGGGCAGGCCAGGCACAGCGATTTTTCATGCAGCGGGGGGCCTTGCCCAAAATGCTCCCCATCAgcagcccccaccaccaccctcggATGCACTTCTGGACCTGCACTTTCCCAGCGACCACCTGGGGGATCTGGGGGACCCCTTCCACCTGGGGCTGGAGGACATtctgatggaggaggaggagggggtggtggggggactgTCAGGGGGCACCCTGTCCCCACTCCGGGCTGCCTCTGATCCCCTGCTTTCTTCAGTATCCCCTGCAGTCTCCAAGGCCAGCAGTCGCCGCAGCAGCTTCAGCATGGAAGAGGAGTCCTGA
- the TFE3 gene encoding transcription factor E3 isoform X4 has translation MPTPRRSGRGSRTPAMSSSSSSRVLLRQQLMRAQAQEQERRERREQAAASSFPSPAPASPAISVVGVSAGGHTLGRPPPAQVPREVLKVQTHLENPTRYHLQQARRQQVKQYLSTTLGPKLASQALTPPPGGASAQPLPTPEAAHAPGPTSSAPNSPMALLTIGSSSEKEVSGCRRPSQAPPTPASSNALPYFFSQIDDVIDEIISLESSYNDEMLSYLPGGNTGLQLPSTLPVSGNLLDVYSNQGVATPAITVSNSCPAELPNIKREISETEAKALLKERQKKDNHNLIERRRRFNINDRIKELGTLIPKSSDPEMRWNKGTILKASVDYIRKLQKEQQRSKDLESRQRSLEQANRSLQLRIQELELQAQIHGLPVPPTPGLLSLAATSASDSLKPEQLDVEEEGRPGTAIFHAAGGLAQNAPHQQPPPPPSDALLDLHFPSDHLGDLGDPFHLGLEDILMEEEEGVVGGLSGGTLSPLRAASDPLLSSVSPAVSKASSRRSSFSMEEES, from the exons ATGCCCACCCCCAGGAGATCAGGGA GGGGCTCCAGGACCCCTGCCATGTCGTCGTCTTCTTCATCGCGGGTCTTGCTGCGGCAGCAGCTAATGCGGGCCCAGGCCCAGGAACAGGAGAGGCGTGAGCGTCGGGAACAGGCCGCAGCCTCTTCCTTCCCTAGTCCTGCACCTGCCTCTCCCGCCATCTCTGTGGTTGGCGTCTCTGCTGGGGGCCACACGCTGGGTCGTCCTCCCCCAGCTCAGGTGCCCAGGGAGGTGCTCAAG GTGCAGACCCATCTGGAGAACCCAACACGCTATCACCTACAGCAGGCGCGCCGACAGCAGGTGAAACAGTACCTCTCCACCACACTTGGGCCCAAGCTGGCTTCCCAGGCCCTCACCCCACCACCAGGGGGTGCTAGTGCCCAGCCGCTCCCCACCCCCGAGGCTGCCCACGCTCCTGGTCCCACCAGCAGTGCTCCCAACAGCCCCATGGCGCTGCTCACCATCGGGTCTAGCTCAGAGAAGGAGGTGAGTGGCTGCAGACGACCCTCacaggctccccccaccccagcttcttCTAATGCTCTTCCGTATTTCTTCTCCCAGATCGACGATGTCATCGATGAGATCATTAGCCTGGAGTCCAGTTACAACGATGAGATGCTCAGCTATCTGCCTGGAGGCAACACAGGGCTGCAGCTCCCCAGCACG CTGCCTGTGTCCGGGAATCTGCTTGATGTGTACAGTAATCAGGGCGTGGCCACGCCAGCCATCACTGTCAGTAACTCCTGTCCAGCTGAGCTGCCCAATATCAAACGGGAGATCTCTG AGACGGAGGCCAAGGCCCTTTTGAAGGAACGGCAGAAGAAAGACAATCACAACCTGA TTGAACGTCGCAGGCGATTCAACATTAACGACAGGATCAAGGAGTTGGGCACCCTCATCCCCAAGTCCAGTGACCC GGAGATGCGCTGGAACAAGGGCACCATCCTAAAAGCCTCCGTGGATTACATCCGCAAGTTGCAGAAGGAGCAACAGCGCTCCAAAGACCTGGAGAGCCGGCAGCGATCCCTGGAGCAAGCCAACCGCAGTCTGCAGCTCCGAATCCAG gagctggagctgcagGCCCAGATCCATGGCCTGCCGGTgcctcccaccccagggctgCTCTCGCTGGCTGCAACTTCAGCCTCTGACAGTCTCAAGCCAGAGCAGCTGGATGTTGAAGAGGAGGGCAGGCCAGGCACAGCGATTTTTCATGCAGCGGGGGGCCTTGCCCAAAATGCTCCCCATCAgcagcccccaccaccaccctcggATGCACTTCTGGACCTGCACTTTCCCAGCGACCACCTGGGGGATCTGGGGGACCCCTTCCACCTGGGGCTGGAGGACATtctgatggaggaggaggagggggtggtggggggactgTCAGGGGGCACCCTGTCCCCACTCCGGGCTGCCTCTGATCCCCTGCTTTCTTCAGTATCCCCTGCAGTCTCCAAGGCCAGCAGTCGCCGCAGCAGCTTCAGCATGGAAGAGGAGTCCTGA